Proteins encoded in a region of the Quercus lobata isolate SW786 chromosome 8, ValleyOak3.0 Primary Assembly, whole genome shotgun sequence genome:
- the LOC115954544 gene encoding wound-induced protein 1, whose translation MRLLTGASSDTSSGGRNNLKNKRQDSCFRFAPKTIVSFGPTVLAEGCDDARSIVWVHAWTVTNGVITQIREYFNTSLTVTRFGDSTAAVTNSDPSSPSASDYESASPPSTSSSSTAEITPLHCPYLWESSVSDLVGKSMPGLVLAI comes from the coding sequence ATGCGCCTGCTCACTGGTGCTTCTTCTGACACGTCATCAGGAGGCCGAAACAacctcaaaaacaaaagacaagaCAGCTGCTTCCGATTTGCTCCGAAGACCATCGTTTCATTTGGGCCCACCGTACTCGCCGAGGGCTGTGACGACGCGCGCTCCATTGTTTGGGTTCACGCGTGGACCGTCACGAATGGGGTAATCACCCAAATCAGGGAGTATTTCAACACTTCCCTCACCGTCACGCGCTTCGGTGACTCCACCGCCGCTGTCACAAACTCAGACCCATCCTCACCGTCCGCGTCGGATTACGAATCAGCTTCACCGCCATCAACGTCATCATCATCAACGGCTGAGATCACGCCACTTCATTGCCCTTACCTCTGGGAGAGCAGTGTATCCGATTTGGTCGGGAAGTCCATGCCCGGACTCGTCCTCGCCATATAA